In a single window of the Streptomyces sp. NBC_00353 genome:
- a CDS encoding serine hydrolase, with product MYGSHILTCSRRGVAAVLATSSLLAVFTTAAPASASTAGATVGGSKVVCTSQKPGLASRLSHDIAGALDGRQDTSALALYDRITGTTCELRADTHFDSASVVKVTVLGALLRQAEEAHRKLTPQEVKLTTAMITKSDNDATSALWHQIGSAGFKKFLALADMRHTVPGSGGSWGLTQITAGDELRLMQLLTTENSVLGATSRAYALDLMEHVTPGQRWGVPAGSPASATVHVKNGWLPRATDGWRVHSVGAFTGSGHDYGMTVLSSGNLTMDYGVATIEGAARVIHRDLTGAG from the coding sequence ATGTACGGATCGCACATATTGACCTGCTCTCGGCGCGGCGTGGCCGCTGTCCTGGCCACAAGCTCATTGCTCGCCGTATTCACCACGGCCGCCCCGGCCTCGGCAAGCACGGCCGGCGCCACAGTGGGAGGTTCGAAGGTCGTCTGCACCTCGCAGAAGCCAGGCCTGGCTTCCCGCCTGTCCCATGACATAGCCGGTGCTCTCGACGGGCGGCAGGACACCTCGGCGCTGGCCCTCTACGACCGGATCACCGGAACCACCTGCGAGCTCAGGGCCGACACACACTTCGACTCCGCCAGTGTCGTCAAAGTCACGGTGCTCGGAGCACTGCTGCGGCAGGCCGAGGAGGCGCACCGGAAGCTGACTCCGCAGGAGGTGAAACTGACCACCGCGATGATCACCAAGTCCGACAACGACGCGACGTCCGCTCTCTGGCACCAGATCGGATCCGCCGGCTTCAAGAAGTTCCTGGCCCTGGCAGACATGCGGCACACCGTTCCGGGTTCCGGTGGAAGCTGGGGGCTCACCCAGATCACCGCCGGTGACGAGCTCCGGCTGATGCAGCTGCTGACGACGGAGAACTCAGTGCTCGGCGCGACCTCGCGCGCCTACGCTCTCGATCTGATGGAGCACGTCACCCCCGGCCAGAGGTGGGGGGTGCCCGCGGGATCGCCCGCTTCGGCAACGGTGCACGTCAAGAACGGGTGGCTGCCACGGGCGACCGACGGATGGCGGGTGCACAGCGTCGGCGCCTTCACCGGCAGCGGTCACGACTACGGCATGACTGTCCTGTCGAGCGGCAACCTCACCATGGATTACGGCGTCGCCACCATCGAAGGAGCTGCCCGCGTCATCCATCGCGACCTGACCGGTGCGGGTTGA
- a CDS encoding alpha-L-rhamnosidase, producing MISRRRLLSTTATAALGTAIASAAPSAAAQATQVPGAAAGGTEVTQGVRVNGPTVEYVSHPLGLDVPQPRLSWPLASDRPGQAQTAYQIRVAGSPGRLAKPDVWDSGKVMSPDSVLVPYAGPALTSRTRYYWSVRVWDAAGKASAWSEPSWWETGLTARSDWSAQWIGAPAELIGAPALDDASWIWFPEGDPAAGAPAGTRFFRGRVDIPAGVTRARLVMTADDGYTAYVNGTQVAHAEADGPAENWRRPVLVDVTAHLQTGASMIAVSATNATASPAGLLGLLELTTADGVHALVTGADWKAVDEEPAGDWRSAAFDDTSWQQAKALAKWGSGPWGKVTPSSSPAVQLRHEFRLKRSSVARARLYSTALGLYEAHLNGERVGEDRLAPGWTDYRKRVQYQTYDVTKLVRAGANALGVTVATGWYAGNVGMFGPHQYGERPAFLAQLEVTYADGSTERVLSGTDWQAAIGPVTSADIMSGEEYDARLETEGWTHPGFDDSAWVAADAVDKVSAALVAEAGGPTRVERTLPARKMTEPKPGVFVYDLGQNMVGAVRLTVSGKAGTAVRLRHAEVLNPDGTIYTTNLRSARATDTYTLKGGGKETYEPRFTFHGFRYVEVTGYPGKPPLNAVVGRVIHTDAPFTMDFSTNVPMLNQLHSNITWGQRGNFVSIPTDTPARDERLGWTGDINVFAPTAAYNMESGRFLTKWLVDLRDGQSDDGAFTDVAPFVGTVGKGVAGWGDAGVTVPWALYQAYGDTRVLDQSWPSMLKWLEYLEKHSSGFLRPAEGYGDWLNIQDETPKDVIGTAYFAHAADLVARAARALGKDPAPYTALFASVRDAFRAAYVSSGGRVKGDTQTAYVLALSMDLLAEADRGPAADRLVELIKAKDWHLSTGFLGTPRLLPVLTSTGHTDVAYRLLVQRSFPSWGYQIDKGATTMWERWDSIKPDGSFQDAGMNSFNHYAYGSVGEWMYANIAGIAPAAPGFRKILVRPRPGGGVTEAEGRYDSVRGPVTTRWKVDEDGFRLALTVPANTTAEVWIPAADAAQVTHGTSEFIRMEDGCAVFAAGSGTHRFSS from the coding sequence GTGATCAGCAGAAGACGACTGCTCAGCACGACCGCCACGGCAGCCCTGGGGACGGCCATCGCCTCCGCCGCACCGAGCGCCGCCGCGCAGGCAACTCAAGTCCCTGGGGCCGCCGCCGGAGGAACAGAAGTGACGCAGGGCGTACGCGTCAACGGACCGACCGTCGAGTACGTGAGCCACCCGCTCGGACTTGACGTGCCACAACCCAGGCTGAGCTGGCCTCTGGCCTCCGACAGGCCGGGCCAGGCGCAGACCGCCTATCAGATACGCGTCGCCGGCTCCCCGGGACGCCTCGCGAAGCCCGACGTGTGGGACAGCGGCAAGGTCATGTCCCCGGATTCCGTACTGGTGCCGTACGCGGGACCCGCACTCACGTCACGTACCCGCTACTACTGGTCGGTGCGTGTCTGGGACGCCGCGGGCAAAGCCTCCGCATGGAGCGAGCCGTCCTGGTGGGAGACCGGTCTGACGGCCCGGTCCGACTGGTCCGCGCAGTGGATCGGCGCGCCCGCCGAGCTCATCGGCGCCCCCGCGCTGGACGACGCCTCGTGGATCTGGTTCCCGGAGGGCGACCCGGCCGCCGGAGCTCCCGCGGGGACCCGCTTCTTCCGCGGCCGTGTCGACATCCCCGCAGGGGTGACCCGTGCACGCCTGGTCATGACCGCCGACGACGGCTACACCGCGTACGTGAACGGGACGCAGGTCGCGCACGCCGAAGCGGATGGGCCGGCGGAGAACTGGCGCCGCCCCGTTCTCGTCGACGTGACCGCCCACCTGCAGACCGGCGCCTCGATGATCGCCGTATCCGCCACCAACGCCACGGCCTCGCCCGCCGGTCTGCTCGGACTCCTCGAGCTGACCACCGCAGACGGGGTGCACGCCCTCGTCACCGGAGCCGACTGGAAGGCCGTCGATGAAGAGCCGGCCGGGGACTGGCGTTCCGCCGCTTTCGACGACACCTCCTGGCAGCAGGCGAAAGCGCTCGCGAAGTGGGGTTCGGGCCCGTGGGGAAAGGTGACACCGTCCTCATCGCCCGCCGTTCAGCTGCGCCATGAGTTCCGTCTGAAGCGCTCTTCCGTCGCCCGGGCGCGGCTGTACTCCACAGCTCTGGGCCTGTACGAGGCTCATCTCAACGGCGAGCGGGTCGGCGAGGACCGGCTCGCGCCCGGCTGGACGGACTACCGCAAGCGGGTCCAGTACCAGACGTACGACGTGACGAAACTGGTCCGGGCCGGGGCCAACGCCCTCGGCGTGACCGTCGCCACCGGCTGGTACGCGGGCAATGTCGGCATGTTCGGCCCGCACCAGTACGGCGAACGACCGGCGTTCCTCGCCCAGTTGGAGGTCACCTACGCCGACGGCTCGACCGAGCGTGTGCTCTCCGGCACCGACTGGCAGGCCGCGATCGGTCCCGTCACGAGCGCCGACATCATGTCGGGCGAGGAGTACGACGCCCGCCTGGAGACCGAGGGCTGGACACACCCCGGATTCGACGACTCCGCCTGGGTGGCGGCCGACGCCGTCGACAAGGTGAGCGCCGCTCTCGTGGCCGAAGCCGGCGGCCCCACGCGCGTGGAGCGCACGCTGCCCGCCAGGAAGATGACCGAGCCGAAGCCCGGTGTCTTCGTCTACGACCTCGGCCAGAACATGGTCGGCGCGGTCCGCCTCACCGTCTCGGGCAAGGCGGGGACGGCCGTGCGGCTGCGCCACGCGGAGGTCCTCAACCCGGACGGCACGATCTACACCACCAACCTGCGCTCCGCCCGCGCCACCGACACGTACACCCTCAAGGGTGGCGGAAAGGAGACGTACGAGCCTCGCTTCACCTTCCACGGCTTCCGCTACGTCGAGGTGACGGGTTATCCGGGCAAGCCACCGCTGAACGCCGTGGTGGGGCGGGTCATCCACACCGATGCACCCTTCACCATGGACTTCTCGACGAACGTTCCGATGCTCAACCAGCTGCACAGCAACATCACTTGGGGGCAGCGCGGCAACTTCGTCTCCATACCCACCGACACCCCGGCGCGCGACGAGCGGCTCGGCTGGACCGGCGACATCAATGTCTTCGCGCCGACGGCCGCGTACAACATGGAGTCGGGGCGCTTCCTCACCAAATGGCTCGTCGACCTGCGTGACGGTCAGTCGGACGACGGCGCGTTCACCGATGTGGCTCCCTTCGTCGGCACGGTCGGCAAGGGTGTGGCGGGCTGGGGCGATGCCGGGGTGACCGTGCCCTGGGCGCTGTACCAGGCGTACGGCGACACCCGGGTCCTCGATCAGTCCTGGCCCTCGATGCTGAAGTGGCTCGAGTACCTGGAGAAGCACAGCAGCGGCTTCCTGCGGCCGGCCGAGGGCTACGGCGACTGGCTCAACATCCAGGACGAGACCCCGAAGGACGTCATCGGCACCGCGTACTTCGCCCATGCCGCCGACCTCGTCGCCCGGGCCGCTCGGGCCCTCGGAAAGGACCCGGCACCGTATACCGCACTCTTCGCAAGCGTCCGTGACGCCTTCCGCGCGGCGTACGTCTCGAGCGGCGGCAGGGTGAAGGGCGATACGCAGACCGCGTATGTGCTGGCCTTGTCCATGGACCTGCTGGCAGAAGCCGACCGGGGACCCGCGGCCGACCGACTCGTCGAACTCATCAAGGCCAAGGACTGGCATCTCTCGACCGGATTCCTCGGCACCCCTCGCCTGTTGCCCGTGCTCACCTCGACGGGTCATACCGATGTCGCCTACCGGCTGCTCGTCCAGCGGTCCTTCCCCAGCTGGGGTTACCAGATCGACAAGGGCGCGACGACGATGTGGGAGCGCTGGGACTCCATCAAGCCCGACGGCAGCTTCCAGGACGCCGGAATGAATTCCTTCAACCACTACGCGTACGGTTCCGTGGGCGAGTGGATGTACGCGAACATCGCGGGTATCGCACCGGCCGCACCGGGTTTCCGGAAGATTCTTGTCCGGCCCCGCCCGGGCGGTGGCGTAACCGAGGCGGAGGGACGCTACGACTCCGTCCGCGGCCCTGTCACCACCCGCTGGAAAGTGGACGAAGACGGATTCCGCCTCGCCCTCACGGTGCCCGCCAACACCACCGCCGAGGTATGGATCCCCGCCGCCGATGCTGCCCAAGTCACCCATGGCACCTCGGAGTTCATCCGGATGGAGGACGGCTGCGCCGTCTTCGCCGCGGGCTCCGGCACGCACCGATTCTCCAGCTGA
- a CDS encoding PPOX class F420-dependent oxidoreductase, which translates to MSGLPRELRELIASGPMVHLSTINPDGSPQVTVIWIGLDGDDLVSGHMSHHVKLRNIEHDPRVVLSFDAPRVPGVFLNEYAVLRARAEVQPRDDAWDLLNRLAKVYMSHDAEFPAPRGPGYVVRYSVERIGGVGPWTSTSR; encoded by the coding sequence ATGAGCGGTTTGCCGCGTGAACTGCGAGAGTTGATCGCGTCCGGGCCCATGGTTCACCTGAGCACGATCAACCCCGACGGAAGCCCGCAGGTGACCGTCATCTGGATCGGGCTGGACGGCGATGATCTCGTCAGTGGTCACATGTCGCACCATGTGAAGCTGCGCAACATCGAGCACGACCCACGGGTCGTATTGTCCTTCGACGCACCGCGGGTGCCCGGTGTCTTCCTGAACGAGTACGCCGTGTTGCGGGCGCGGGCCGAAGTTCAGCCGCGCGACGACGCATGGGATTTGCTCAACCGCTTGGCGAAGGTCTACATGTCCCATGACGCCGAATTCCCGGCGCCGAGGGGCCCCGGCTATGTCGTGCGCTACTCCGTCGAGCGCATCGGCGGCGTCGGTCCGTGGACGTCCACCTCCCGCTGA
- a CDS encoding alpha-L-rhamnosidase-related protein: MTDEVKTTSGPNRRTVLEVGFGGAVLAAAAGLPLTAAGPAAAAGPTVSGRLPAAGSWHRYVQGPTGRMVRPVRIVRSDGDVTRPDALLTSGGKVTVLRRAQPPAAPRWPEGTTVEASSTHAGNNGNDGRPRTYEARNAVDGDLGTFWNDDTERDFPDSLTLTTPEEQELSGLTVVSSTDGVPTAFTVAVWADSAWRTVATVTGNSAVQRAVRFDTPVSTTRVRITVTAAQDLGRGVFTRINEVWPEAMDPVVAPSVTLDFGKVVVGYPKVDFAWASDNHPGVRLAFSETLQYLTDRSDFTRADQAGGAGQGTDQYAVPAGGASWTDKKGYGSDGDKVYADGLHGFRYLKITLDALPSDAPAAQPWGTVAVDAVSLDFTAYVGTPDSYRGWFLCSDEELNRYWYGASYTNELVVDIFRKDDVDPRNAFSASLDGKLVLHDGPKRDRDPYVGDLAVSGRTLYLTHDEVAEAARNVLADLAEHQRDDGWIPPASINNYTLPLFDYPLWWVTCSWDYLLYTGDRDYAARYYPQLLKVLDTWYPSVTDDAGLLSKGLNGTAGYGDYAFLGRTGRVTYYNANYVQALGDAARIAVHLGHAGDAQRWQERAKKVAQAINTHLWDESAGAYLDSATGAVRHAQDGNAIAITSGVADSERAAAALAHLDKTTKRRYGNAFMDNDTLFGGASQRVYAFTSYPELVARFETGLADSAIDQIKRTYGWMDSHDPGITQWEGIGPDGSLYEDAYTSMAHGWSTGVLPALTHQLLGAKPTSPGYASWEVRPHPGSVNWAQGELPTPHGPLGVEWVRKDATFTLTVRAPRGTLGAVALPTNGHRVTVYSGGRTLWKNGRATTSAVRPEAGYVTVSGLDQGTHRFTVVRES; this comes from the coding sequence ATGACGGATGAAGTGAAGACAACATCGGGGCCGAATCGGCGAACGGTGCTCGAAGTGGGCTTCGGCGGTGCGGTGCTGGCCGCGGCCGCCGGGCTGCCACTGACGGCGGCCGGCCCGGCAGCGGCCGCAGGGCCCACCGTGTCCGGCCGCCTGCCCGCGGCCGGGTCCTGGCACCGCTATGTACAGGGACCGACCGGGCGCATGGTGCGGCCGGTACGGATCGTCCGGTCGGACGGTGACGTGACGCGGCCCGACGCCCTCCTGACGTCCGGCGGCAAAGTCACTGTCCTGCGTCGCGCCCAGCCGCCCGCGGCGCCCCGCTGGCCGGAGGGAACCACCGTCGAGGCGTCCTCCACACACGCGGGCAACAACGGTAACGACGGCCGGCCGCGCACGTACGAGGCCAGGAATGCCGTCGACGGCGACCTCGGCACGTTCTGGAACGACGACACCGAGCGCGACTTCCCCGACAGCCTGACCCTCACCACGCCCGAGGAGCAAGAACTGTCGGGCCTGACGGTGGTGTCCAGCACGGACGGGGTGCCGACCGCTTTCACTGTGGCCGTATGGGCGGACTCGGCGTGGCGGACGGTCGCCACGGTCACCGGCAACAGTGCCGTGCAGCGCGCCGTCCGCTTCGACACTCCGGTCTCCACGACTCGGGTACGGATCACGGTGACTGCCGCCCAGGACCTCGGCCGGGGCGTGTTCACCCGTATCAACGAGGTCTGGCCGGAGGCCATGGACCCGGTGGTGGCCCCCAGCGTGACGCTCGACTTCGGCAAGGTCGTCGTCGGGTACCCGAAGGTGGACTTCGCCTGGGCCTCGGACAACCACCCCGGGGTGCGCCTCGCATTCTCCGAGACGCTGCAGTACCTCACCGACCGCTCCGACTTCACCCGCGCCGACCAGGCGGGAGGCGCCGGGCAGGGCACCGATCAGTACGCCGTACCGGCGGGCGGCGCCTCATGGACGGACAAGAAGGGCTACGGTTCGGACGGCGACAAGGTGTACGCCGACGGACTGCACGGCTTCCGCTATCTCAAGATCACGCTGGACGCCCTGCCGTCCGACGCACCCGCCGCCCAGCCCTGGGGCACTGTGGCCGTCGACGCGGTGTCGCTCGACTTCACGGCATACGTCGGCACACCGGACTCCTACCGGGGCTGGTTCCTCTGCTCCGACGAGGAGTTGAACCGCTACTGGTACGGCGCGTCCTACACGAACGAGCTGGTCGTCGACATCTTCCGCAAGGACGACGTGGATCCCCGCAACGCCTTCAGCGCCTCGCTGGACGGCAAGCTGGTCCTGCACGACGGCCCCAAGCGGGACCGCGACCCCTATGTCGGCGACCTCGCGGTGTCTGGTCGCACCCTCTACCTCACCCACGACGAAGTGGCCGAGGCTGCCCGCAACGTGCTGGCCGACCTCGCCGAACACCAGCGGGACGACGGATGGATCCCGCCGGCCTCGATCAACAACTACACCCTTCCTCTGTTCGACTACCCGTTGTGGTGGGTGACGTGCAGCTGGGATTACCTGCTCTACACCGGGGACCGGGACTATGCGGCGCGCTACTACCCGCAGCTGCTCAAGGTGCTCGACACCTGGTACCCGAGCGTGACGGACGATGCGGGGCTGCTGAGCAAGGGACTCAACGGAACGGCCGGCTACGGCGACTACGCGTTCCTCGGCCGCACCGGCCGGGTCACCTACTACAACGCCAACTACGTACAGGCCTTGGGCGACGCGGCACGCATCGCCGTCCATCTGGGCCATGCCGGGGACGCCCAACGATGGCAGGAGCGGGCCAAGAAGGTCGCTCAGGCGATCAACACCCACCTGTGGGACGAGTCCGCGGGAGCGTATCTGGACTCCGCGACCGGCGCGGTCCGGCACGCCCAGGACGGCAACGCCATCGCCATCACCTCGGGCGTCGCCGACTCCGAACGAGCAGCCGCGGCGCTGGCTCACCTCGACAAAACGACAAAGCGCCGTTACGGCAACGCCTTCATGGACAACGACACGCTCTTCGGAGGCGCCTCCCAGCGCGTGTACGCCTTCACTTCCTACCCGGAGCTCGTGGCACGCTTCGAGACCGGCCTGGCCGACTCGGCGATCGACCAGATCAAGCGCACCTACGGATGGATGGACAGCCACGACCCCGGCATCACCCAGTGGGAGGGCATCGGCCCGGACGGCTCGCTGTACGAGGACGCCTACACGAGCATGGCGCACGGCTGGTCCACCGGGGTCCTGCCTGCGCTCACCCACCAACTGCTGGGCGCGAAGCCGACGTCGCCCGGGTACGCCAGCTGGGAGGTACGTCCGCATCCCGGATCGGTGAACTGGGCACAGGGTGAACTACCCACTCCACATGGCCCGTTGGGCGTGGAGTGGGTTCGCAAGGACGCGACGTTCACTCTGACCGTGCGGGCTCCGCGGGGCACGCTCGGTGCCGTGGCGCTGCCCACGAACGGCCACCGCGTCACCGTGTACTCCGGCGGCCGGACGCTCTGGAAGAACGGCAGGGCGACCACATCCGCGGTGCGTCCCGAGGCCGGATACGTGACCGTCTCCGGCCTCGATCAGGGCACACACCGGTTCACGGTGGTGCGCGAGAGTTGA
- a CDS encoding carboxymuconolactone decarboxylase family protein, whose protein sequence is MDARLNLFGNPVATKFLGHVVSAGKAVSGSTLPAATQELVKIRASQINGCGFCTDMHTKDAAHAGETSTRLNLVAAWREATVFSDAERAALELAEQGTRIADAAGGVTDEAWANAAKHYDEDQLAALVSLIALINAFNRVNVIVRQPAGDYQPGQFG, encoded by the coding sequence ATGGATGCTCGTTTGAACCTCTTCGGCAACCCGGTCGCAACCAAGTTCCTGGGGCACGTCGTCTCGGCGGGCAAGGCGGTCTCGGGCTCGACGCTGCCGGCCGCGACTCAGGAACTGGTGAAGATCCGCGCCAGCCAGATCAATGGCTGCGGCTTCTGCACCGACATGCACACCAAGGACGCCGCACATGCCGGGGAGACCTCGACGCGTCTCAACCTGGTCGCGGCCTGGCGCGAGGCCACGGTGTTCAGCGATGCCGAGCGCGCTGCCCTGGAGCTGGCGGAGCAGGGCACCCGCATCGCCGACGCGGCCGGTGGTGTCACGGACGAGGCCTGGGCGAACGCCGCCAAGCACTACGACGAGGATCAGCTCGCCGCCCTGGTGTCTCTCATCGCCCTGATCAACGCGTTCAACCGCGTGAACGTCATCGTCCGGCAGCCCGCCGGCGACTACCAGCCCGGCCAGTTCGGATAG
- a CDS encoding MBL fold metallo-hydrolase, producing the protein MGGSETQVDFVSEAPEPRLPAVNWIHGSPSAKHNTDPDIQVHAYDEHTFILRQNMAINYEAPFLFLIFGNTRAVLIDTGATESAQFFPLRRVVDDLVGRWLAEHPRDGYTLLVLHTHGHGDHIAADAQFTDRPHTTVVQADRSSAWGYFGFTDNPDRVARVDLGGRVLECLATPGHHEAAITYYDPHTGFLLTGDTVYPGRLYVEDWGAFGRTVDRLIAFADTRPVTHILGCHIEMTNEPGVDYPVLTTYQPDEPPMQMTISQLRSIREAMDEIGGRPGRHAFPGFIICNGDA; encoded by the coding sequence ATGGGCGGAAGCGAAACGCAGGTCGATTTTGTGTCGGAGGCGCCCGAGCCTCGCCTGCCGGCCGTCAACTGGATCCACGGATCCCCGTCGGCGAAACACAACACGGACCCCGATATCCAGGTCCACGCGTACGACGAGCACACGTTCATCCTGCGCCAGAACATGGCGATCAACTACGAGGCGCCGTTCCTGTTCCTGATCTTCGGCAACACTCGAGCTGTACTCATCGATACCGGAGCCACCGAGTCCGCCCAGTTCTTTCCGCTGCGCCGGGTTGTCGACGACCTGGTCGGGCGGTGGTTGGCCGAGCATCCCCGGGACGGCTACACGCTGCTCGTCCTGCACACCCACGGCCACGGCGACCACATCGCGGCCGACGCACAGTTCACCGACCGTCCCCACACCACGGTCGTGCAGGCGGATCGGAGCAGTGCCTGGGGCTACTTCGGTTTCACTGACAACCCGGACCGGGTGGCCCGGGTCGACCTCGGCGGCCGAGTGCTGGAGTGTCTCGCCACCCCCGGCCACCATGAGGCGGCCATCACCTACTACGACCCGCACACCGGATTCCTGCTCACCGGCGACACGGTGTACCCGGGGCGGCTGTATGTCGAGGACTGGGGCGCCTTCGGAAGAACTGTCGACCGCTTGATCGCGTTCGCTGACACCCGACCCGTCACCCACATCCTCGGCTGCCACATCGAGATGACCAACGAGCCCGGTGTGGACTACCCGGTGCTGACCACGTATCAGCCCGATGAGCCACCGATGCAGATGACCATCAGCCAACTGCGCAGCATTCGCGAAGCGATGGACGAGATCGGCGGCCGACCCGGACGGCACGCTTTCCCCGGCTTCATCATCTGCAACGGAGACGCGTGA
- a CDS encoding class I SAM-dependent methyltransferase codes for MVADWEWDDTLFLGTAAHYQRGRLPYAPGLADLLAEVLRLDGRGRLVDVGCGPGTLALSLAHLFREIVGVDPDSGMIAEAKRGAAERGVTGKAQWVRARAEDLPAGLGTFMVATFGQSFHWMDRDLVAATVRDMLQSGGALVHISDLKTETRAVDGLPYPAAPYAAVEELVRHYLGPVRRAGRGTLPHGTPGDEAAVLTRAGFAGPQRHVVPGGQALERTDDDVVAWAFSMSFSAPHLFGARRDDFEADLRRLLREVSPSGRFSERRPSTEVFVWWKGTAEPGPVPTP; via the coding sequence GTGGTTGCCGACTGGGAGTGGGACGACACGTTGTTCCTGGGCACGGCCGCCCACTATCAGCGTGGAAGGCTGCCGTACGCCCCCGGGCTGGCGGACCTGCTCGCCGAGGTTCTGAGGCTCGACGGGCGAGGGCGTCTCGTCGACGTGGGCTGTGGACCGGGCACCCTTGCCCTGAGCCTGGCGCACTTGTTCCGCGAGATCGTCGGCGTCGACCCGGACAGTGGGATGATCGCCGAAGCCAAGCGCGGGGCCGCCGAGCGTGGAGTGACCGGGAAGGCGCAGTGGGTGCGGGCCCGGGCCGAGGATCTGCCCGCGGGTCTTGGAACGTTCATGGTCGCTACCTTCGGCCAGTCCTTCCATTGGATGGATCGCGACCTGGTGGCGGCAACCGTCAGGGACATGCTCCAGTCCGGCGGGGCGCTGGTGCACATCTCGGACTTGAAGACGGAGACCCGAGCCGTCGACGGTCTCCCATACCCGGCAGCCCCTTATGCGGCAGTGGAGGAGCTGGTCAGGCACTACCTGGGGCCGGTCCGACGAGCCGGCCGGGGGACGCTGCCGCACGGAACACCCGGCGATGAGGCGGCGGTGCTCACCCGGGCGGGATTCGCCGGCCCTCAGCGCCATGTAGTGCCCGGCGGGCAGGCGTTGGAGCGCACCGATGACGATGTCGTCGCGTGGGCGTTCTCGATGTCGTTCTCGGCTCCGCACCTGTTCGGCGCGCGCCGCGACGACTTCGAAGCGGACCTGCGTCGACTGCTGCGGGAGGTCTCCCCGTCGGGCAGGTTCTCCGAACGCCGGCCGAGCACCGAGGTCTTCGTCTGGTGGAAAGGCACCGCCGAACCAGGACCTGTGCCAACCCCGTGA
- a CDS encoding type 1 glutamine amidotransferase domain-containing protein, with product MAATKRILVIVTNVDEYKKSGMRTGLWLGELTHFWDVAEPSGFSMDIASPSGGKVPIDPESLSHEVLAELNTGKRYENRRFMDLLEDTKKISEVNVEDYDAIYLTGGHGVMFDFPQSQDLESLMAKFYETGRVVSTVCHGATGLLNVTLSDGQPLVRGKSVTGFSWPEEELANRAQAVPYNLQEELKKLGAKYSTADEPFETYVVEEGRLITGQNPGSARAVAEAVVRQLTAA from the coding sequence GTGGCTGCAACCAAAAGAATTCTGGTCATTGTCACCAATGTCGATGAATACAAGAAATCCGGCATGAGGACGGGACTTTGGCTGGGCGAGTTGACCCACTTCTGGGACGTGGCCGAGCCCAGCGGATTCTCGATGGATATCGCAAGCCCGTCCGGAGGGAAGGTCCCCATCGACCCGGAGAGCCTGTCGCATGAGGTGCTGGCGGAGCTGAACACCGGGAAGCGGTATGAGAACAGAAGGTTCATGGATCTCCTCGAGGACACCAAGAAGATCTCAGAGGTGAACGTCGAAGACTACGACGCGATTTACCTCACCGGTGGCCATGGAGTCATGTTCGACTTTCCGCAGAGTCAGGATCTCGAAAGCCTGATGGCCAAGTTCTACGAGACAGGTCGAGTCGTGTCGACGGTTTGCCACGGGGCAACCGGGTTGCTGAATGTGACCCTGAGCGACGGGCAGCCCCTGGTCAGGGGAAAGAGCGTCACCGGGTTCTCCTGGCCCGAAGAGGAACTGGCGAACAGGGCGCAGGCGGTTCCCTACAACCTGCAGGAAGAGCTGAAGAAACTCGGCGCCAAGTACAGTACGGCCGATGAGCCGTTCGAAACCTACGTCGTCGAAGAAGGACGGCTGATAACCGGTCAGAACCCGGGTAGTGCCAGAGCTGTCGCCGAAGCCGTTGTCCGGCAGTTGACTGCAGCATGA